In Osmerus eperlanus unplaced genomic scaffold, fOsmEpe2.1 SCAFFOLD_405, whole genome shotgun sequence, the genomic stretch AAACCTAACATGTTTCCATTCCATCCCTGTACTTTGAATGCAAATAACCACCACATTAATCTGAGTCTCATACAAATATATTAGTCCACAGCTCATTTAAAGATTATTGCTTAAAGGAGGTCAGGTAACGTGATTGCTTTTCAGGTACATAGGTACATCAATAACATCACAAATATGTGATTAGAATGTTCTTAAGTGAACATTCTAATGCAGATGTAACAATAAATGTCATAAAGGAATCCAAGTAACAGTACTTATTTTCAGTTCTACAGGTCAGGTGAATCAATTTAGTTTAGCCTCTTTCCTTTTCAAAGGCACATAGCAGGTATATATTTCTCAAATGATTGTATATGTCTGAAATGATTAAAttaataatcatttagttttattAAATTTATTCACATTTTATAGATCCAGGATCACTGAGCTACTCACACAAATGGTGGTAAATTGGGGGATATGTGGAGAATCACCTCTTGACAGACAGCTGTTTCACAAGGATGCTGTTTATAACCAAAGCTTAGAGGACTATTCAGTTTTTTGTAGATTTTCTTTTCCATTCCTGTTGTTTATGATAGTATTTTGCATACCTACTTGAttgtcaatgttttttttaattttttttttaagcatctATGGGGCATACAAAGATACAGCTTCAATTTCCCTGAGACAAGTCCAGTCAGTATTTTTCAAAGTGATATCAATGTTTCATCTTAAACCATCAAATGGGAAAACTTACATGCTTTAtgaagtcagtcagtcagtcgagGAATAAGAGTTGATTTTTTTCTTAGATTCAAATGAGTGCTTTATAACATCAGTTGGAGCAATCTACAGAGGAAACACTGATTTATATCTATTTTCTTGACACATAACCGCCAAGTTATTAAAGGGTGAATCTTTCGAAAAGTCACTGTAAGAAATCTCTCTTTTGTAGTTGGCTAATGTTAATGAGCTAATGTAAACAGAAAATTCACCTCTCGATATCTGGGTCTGTCGCCTCCTTGAATGGATGTTTCCTCTCTAGATGTTGCAGCATATTGGTGTTGTCCTGTGTGGAGAGCAGGCTCTGCTTTTAGAAATTCTGCTTTTTTCACTGGGGCTGATGCCATGATGAATGAACTTCCAGAAGAAGAAGCTTTGgtgaaaaaaattataataaaggATTTTTTGTTATGGAATAATTTGAGTTATGCAAAGAATCGTGACAGCCCTAACCAAAACGTATTCATTCACTCTTGTAAGTTTTGTTGCAAGGGTTTTTGACCCTCAGTTTCATTGTGAGTGGTATAAAATTCCAACCAAGCATGCCACCACGAGCCAGGACGGCCACTCGCCCATGCTACAGCGTGCCTGTACTCCACTACAGCTACCTGGCCCCAAATGCCTTGCATTACTAATGAAGGCAAACAGTTGATTATTACGGCCAATGCAAATATAACAATAACTGAAATAAGACACTGTAAATATTGGAAACGTTACAAGCAGTAGTATTGCATCTTTACCATGTTCACATTATGCATGATTTCATACTTCCTCATCTGCTTTTCTGATTCACTCCCAAAATTCAATGTCAGCATGGCTAGAATTTTCTTTAGCCCTGCGAACAGGTCAGCAAAAATTGGTCAAAGCTTCTAATAACTGGAGAAAAACTACAATTAGGACCCGCATGCCTGTGTTACCGTGTAACGTTGTAGAAGACCACGTGTGGCCATAGTGGGGCATTCTGGGATACAATCAGCCCTCCATCGCAGTTCTAATTTTACAATTGTACATGCCATTTACCGTTTACATTGTAAATGTCTACCCCCACTAAGCATTGCGTGTATTGTTGAAGAACAGATTGTTCAAGACAGTAAATCACCACTGAATCTTGAAAGGGACTTGTATATTCATTGTATATTCATTCCATATTAAGTCACAGATATTAAAAGTAGAATTACATGGTATAATTACACATATCGCCCGCACATTGACCCGGTCATGCAGGTTCTTCCTATACAACATACGGAGAATCCGCCCCTTTCTCACTCCCTACTCGACCCAGCTCCTGGTCCAAGCGATGGTTCTGTCCCGCCTGGACTACTGCAATTCCCTCTTGGCTGGCCTCCCAGCGTCTGCCATCAGACCCCTTCAACTCATCCAGAATGCAGCAGCtcgtctggtcttcaaccttCCCAAATACTCACACGTCACCCCCCTGCTTACTTCCCTCCACTGGCTGCCTGTCATGGCTCGcatcaaattcaaaacattggtgctagccttccaagcagttaagGGGTCTTCCCAGCTTATCTACAAAAAATCATCACACCCTACACCCCTGCCAGACCTCTTCGTTCAGCCTCCACAGGCCGCTtggcacctccccctctccgaaCCTCCACATCACGCTCACACCTACTGTCTGTTCTGGCTCCACGGTGGTGGAACGAACTCCCCGTTGAGGTCAGAACTGTAGAAACTCTCCCCATCTTCAAGCGCAAGCTGAAGACACACCTCTTCAAGCAgcacctctccccatccctccctacctccctgtgAATCTTAATTGTTGTCTCTGTGACTTGCTTTGTGTATCGGAATTTTTAGTTGGCTAGGTAAGCGGTGTTTGGATAGTTAACTTTGGTCACTTttgctctgtttgtttgtttctttgtctcataaaaaaaaaaaaaaaaaaggccctCGTCCTTATCTTTGTTGTACACGTAGCAGTTGAAATTGTACTTCCCTCTAGGGTCTTTCAGCGAACTTATCCCTGGTTATGGGTATGCACTTtgttgtacgtcgctctggataagagcgtctgccaaatgccaataatgtaatgtaaaaaaaatattgctaAGCACTGCAACTGGAACACATGGTTTGTTGCCAAACCAAAGTCACTGTGATCTGAAGGATGCAAGCCTGCAAAAACAAAAGTGTTCTTCGGCAGAACAGAACAAGAATTAAAAGGTTTTTCCTTCAATCactggaggaggactggctAGCGTGTCTTTTTGTGAACGGCATACGCTCGGTCATTCCTCTAGCAGTAAGCATTTATTTACTCCTGTTTATGTAAGTTAGCGAAACATATAGATTGCCATTTCCCCTACAGTTTAAGATGGCGACAGAGATAGCTAGTGTTCATCTCTCAGTGGACTAATATCAGTCCCGTTAGCTAGTTTGCGAAACGGATAGCTAACCATTCAGCATTAAATCTAGGTAGAGAGTAGATAAGCAGGACATCTAATGTTAGGCAGATAGACTTAAGTCAGCTccctagctagcaagctaatgaATAGCTGGCTAGCGAAACAGCCAGGTGCCCTGCTATTCAAGTGATGTCATTGTAATACTATGGGTCGTCTGGCAGTCGgagggttgccggttcgatcccTGCCCGGGCTGTGTCGAAGTGTCCCTGAGCAAGACACCTAACCCCCAAATGCTCCTGAtgagctggagtgtgtgtgagtgtgtgtatgaatgggtgaatggagAAGCATCAATTGTACtgcgctttggataaaggtgcTATATAAATGCCTGACATTTGCCATTTAGATCACTCGCTAACTAGGAAGATGAGCCATAGCTATTTTGTATTCCTAGCTAGCTAGGGATCTTTCTATCTATCTAGCTAGATGTAGCCTATGTCGTGGTtcaatgtgtatatatataatcGAGATATTACATATGAAGCGATACATATTCACAAAAAGCATCGCTGGCTAGCGGATGAAAAGCTTACACGCACAGGAGTAAATGCATATGATTGACATCATTGCAGAGAGCCAGAACCAGAAACCCTGGAGATGGTTTTTATAAGGGGGATAGCATTTGTTCTGACAGTCTTGCGACAACTGGCAACACTGAATCTCATGCTTTCTTGCAGtcaaaagttggcagccctgtaccACGTATAAGGCTCATTATTTTCtgacttattttttatttaaaaaaaactttttttttttttttgtttgtttttttcattgtaAACAACTGGTGAAAATCAGATTATAATGACGCAAATTTCTGGGATAAATCTTATTTAAATTTTAAACATTGTCCTTTCTTTTTGTTAAAAGAGCACTTTCACGCTTTTTTGAGTTGAGCTTATTATTATGTGTATAGGCATTTTTAAAATCAGTCAGTGTAGCCGTTTCCTAGATATGGAGCAAAACTTATGAAAACAAACACGTGGGGCCAGAACAGACAGCAGTTGTGACGGTGCAGGTGCAGCGAGGGGAGGCGCCCCGTGGTGGGGGGTCTGGCTGGCCCACATAGCGGTGGGCGGTTTCTTGTTAGTGAGGGATTAGTCTATCCGTACAATATGGTGCCCTGCTATTCAAGTGATGTCATTGTAATTCTATGAATAGGCCTAACATTGCCATAATAATGACATGACACAATAATGACACAATCATTCTAATACAAAATACTGAGGAATTCTGTTTAATCCATgaagccgtgtgtgtgtttatttcaaTTCAATCTTTTCTTTTACAGCGAAAACAGAATTATCATCTTTTATCTTTTATCCCGTTTTACTACATCATTGTTTTAGCAACAACGGTTCATTTTCTAACATGAACGGTGACAAAACAAGCATGGGGGGACCTCgacttctttgcattttagaacTTCACAGACAACATGAATCAGGCTAAAATTGGTATTCTTTTCACAATGTTACTTTTTCTGCTTCTGTCTTCGAACCGTAGTTGGGAGACACAGGGGAACCGAACCCCCATTCCTTTTCGATTCCAGGCCAAAGCCGGTAattctagctagttagctgttGCTGCACTTTTTACATGTCAGCAACCCAACTTAACTACTTAGCTGGTTTCTTCTGCCAAAATAAGGAGTCCTGAAGCATTTGCTCCCTTTATTGTACTGAAGAAAATTACATACCTCCCTTGTACTACCAGCTTTTCTCCACAACCATGCTGTTTcaaaacgcacacacaatgGGCGCAAAACTCCGTCACTCTCTCACCAGTCCCAGCAgcttcatatacacacacggacCAAGCTGAACTCTCAAAACAGAAACAGTAAACAACCCCCATGATTCCCACTCTTAAAACTCCAGTGCTTACCCGGGTATTGTAGTTTATGAACTGGGGTATTGCAATTTATGAAGCCTCTGGTGCCAGAAAGTACATTTCACCATTGCAGTCCATTCAGATTTCTTCACACTGACCTGATTGCTCTCCAGGGATGCTTTTTCTTGACTGAACAGAAGATTATTTTAATTCCTATTCACCCCTTCATGTTTCAGTTCACTGTGCGTATGCTCTGGTACCCCACAGTCAAACATGGCAGGCAGGGACTATAAAGAGGAAGGACAGGCTCGGAAGCTGATCCTTGGTTGTAGGCACGTAGGACAATGAATCCGCACAGAAATGGTAAAGTGAAAACAATATCCATGTACTGCAATGGCCACTTCAGTCTCCAAACTTAAATCAGAAAACTGTGGTCtgaatggaggaggggggttaatAAGTGCAAAGGATACCAATGATTCTGAGTAGTTATTCATGGTCAAAAACCAAGGGTGCCAATAATTGTGTTTTTTgggaaatacatttatttaaaaaGTGTAACTTTGGTTGATTCAGTGGCATTTGTATGGAATACATGACAAAGCACAATACCTATTTTTTTGCCTTGAATCCCCGCTAATCAACTTTCTGTAATGCTCCTTCATGGATTGGTGGCTTGGCCAGGATCTGCGACTTTGCTTCTAGTCTTTTAACAAAGTGCTTGCTAGCCAACTTATGAACAGGGGTTGCAAAAGTAGTTCTGGTTGAAATGGAAGTGAATCTAGAGAGCATTTCATCTAGAGCAGTAAATATACAGAAAATTATTGAATGTTGGTAACTGTTTACTGCTGTTTGTGAGGACTCTGGGAAGCAGTGTGTGTATTGCTCTGTTTGTGAGGACTCtgggaagctgtgtgtgtattgctctgtgtgtgtgagtgcgcattactgtgtttgtgtggactttgtgtttctgtgttactGTGAGAGGACTGATGGAGCGactctctgtttgtttgtttttgctgcAGATGGCTGCCATCCGTAAGAAGCTGGTGATCGTGGGGGATGGCGCATGTGGGAAGACGTGTCTGCTCATCGTGTTCAGTAAAGACCAGTTTCCTGAGGTCTACGTACCCACAGTGTTCGAGAACTATGTCGCAGATATTGAGGTCGACTGCAAGCAGGTGAGATTTTCAGTGGGGAGGATTTAGCAAGATTCCTAGCCAATCAGAGAACCCCCTGATGAAACAGTTCTGTTCCCATCCTGTAGGTGGAGCTGGCACTGTGGGACACAGCTGGGCAGGAGGACTATGACAGGCTCCGCCCCTTATCTTATCCCGATACTGACGTCATCCTGATGTGCTTCTCCATAGACAGTCCTGACAGTTTGGGTGAGACTGACAACTTGGAGAGCCGGAACTGAGTGTGTGCTACAGTCTGTGgtcaatggtgtgtgtgtgtagattggaTCAATGTGTCTTTTTGATGTTTTCATGGATGTTCGGGTGTGTTTGTCAGTAAGGTGGTTTGTACGTTTCACCCTGTCTGACAGAAAACATTCCTGAGAAGTGGACACCAGAGGTAAAGCACTTCTGCCCCAATGTTCCCATAATCCTTGTGGGCAACAAGAAGGACCTACGCAACGATGAGCACACACGCCGGGAGCTGGCCAAGATGAAGCAGGTATGCACATATTATAGATGCATATGCAgctgctcacacgcacacacacacacacacacacacaatcatagcGAGGACACAATCTgacacacccaccccaccccctgcaGGAGCCCGTGAAGCAAGAGGAGGGGCGGGAGATGTCCAACCGAATCAATGCCTTCGGCTACCTGGAGTGCTCGGCCAAAACCAAGGATGGAGTGCGGGAGGTGTTTGAGATGGCCACCCGGGCAGCGTTGCAGGCCAAGAAGCGCTGCAAGAAGAATCCCTGCCTCCTGCtatagaggggaggggtggaatccctgcctcctgctatagagggaggggtggaatcCCTGCCTCCTGCTATAGACGGGAGGGGTGGAATCCCTGCCTCCTGCtatagaggggaggggtggaatcCCTGCCTCCTGCTATAGACGGGAGGGGTGGAATCCCTGCCTCCTGCTATAGACGGGAGGGGTGGAATCCCTGCCTCCTGCTATAGACGGGAGGGGTGGAATCCCTGCCTCCTGCtatagaggggaggggtagaatccctgcctcctgctatagacgggagggatggatgcagccccacccagccggggcgggggtggggtggggtggggtggggcaggaggagagattcAAACCAGGCCAAAGGAGATGGGGGCGAGGATGGAGGGAATGCTGGCATGTTTCACGCTTATGAGTGGGGATACTGGTagggcagggtggggtgtgggACAGTGGGGGGAACACGCTGCTCTTTCAGAGGCAGGGTGGGTtctgtttttctttgttttcttaAGTTCTTCATTTTTATCAGAGATGATTCAGTACAAGCTCGTTCTGGAAGGTTCCTTGTCTCTGAGACTATTGACGAATAGAGACACGGCTTGTCTATCTTTGTCTGTCTTTTGCATACGGCTGTGTGACCGTGCGCACCACTTCCTGTGTGCATGCTCCCCACTGTATGCGtgtacccctcccccaccccccaaaaaaagaacaTTGGACAGAAAGTGGTCCTTTGAACCAACAGTTTTCAATTTATTTAAATACAACTTTTTTATTTTGACTGAATATAACATTCACATTCAAGTATAATACAAAAAATGACAATGTTCATTCACTTTTTGTGAGTTGTATTCCAGTCCGTGTAGATTTTTGAAAGTAAGAGTCAGTCTTTGTTTGGTCACCTGCTCTGATTTTCAGTGAAATGTTGAGATGAATTTGATCAGGATGAATCCCACTTGCAGCAGACGGGTGGGTAtgcagtcaggtttcagaagtggtattattttgtatttgattctatAAAAGGTTTTGTTGTGCCGATAGTTTTTGGGGCAGGGTGGTCATGGGGTGGGGCAGAGCGATgagctgttgtctagctctcCTCAGATAAACAAATGAGTTATTCCCTCCATCTTTCACTCCATTTACCCCctccttttttgtctttttatatTTGTGGCGGTTTCCCCTTTGTCGGTTCttgtattgtatattttattcagTGTGAAACTCAACTGGCTCGTTAGTGTGTCTCGCCTCTTTCGCAAAGTCTAGAACTTTACCTtaaaaagaaaaatgtaaaaaagtataaaaagtaatacAAAAATGAAAAAGAGCAAACTAAATATTATACTATTAACTTTTTAAGATCTTGCATTTCATtgttgtaaaaaaagaaaaactgagtGACAGAAAATAAATCTTGGTGCAAATAACCTTttgtacacacacgcatcctgGACTTTCCTCAGTCTGCTTTTAAACGTACTT encodes the following:
- the LOC134015928 gene encoding rho-related GTP-binding protein RhoA-C-like isoform X2 produces the protein MAAIRKKLVIVGDGACGKTCLLIVFSKDQFPEVYVPTVFENYVEDYDRLRPLSYPDTDVILMCFSIDSPDSLENIPEKWTPEVKHFCPNVPIILVGNKKDLRNDEHTRRELAKMKQEPVKQEEGREMSNRINAFGYLECSAKTKDGVREVFEMATRAALQAKKRCKKNPCLLL
- the LOC134015928 gene encoding rho-related GTP-binding protein RhoA-C-like isoform X1, whose product is MAAIRKKLVIVGDGACGKTCLLIVFSKDQFPEVYVPTVFENYVADIEVDCKQVELALWDTAGQEDYDRLRPLSYPDTDVILMCFSIDSPDSLENIPEKWTPEVKHFCPNVPIILVGNKKDLRNDEHTRRELAKMKQEPVKQEEGREMSNRINAFGYLECSAKTKDGVREVFEMATRAALQAKKRCKKNPCLLL
- the LOC134015928 gene encoding rho-related GTP-binding protein RhoA-D-like isoform X3 — translated: MAAIRKKLVIVGDGACGKTCLLIVFSKDQFPEVYVPTVFENYVADIEVDCKQEPVKQEEGREMSNRINAFGYLECSAKTKDGVREVFEMATRAALQAKKRCKKNPCLLL